The Bacillaceae bacterium IKA-2 DNA window TGAGGCTTTAAGAAAAAATATTGATGAATAACATTAGAGTAAATGAAAAGCTAATTCCAGGATATAGGAAAAATATATTTCATTATTTTTTCTTCTTTTTCTTTTTCTCTTTTTTCTTTTTTTGTTTTTTGCACTCAGGTAATTGTCCATCATTCTCATTTGATAATGAGGTATGATCTGAAAAATTGTCTTGATCAATCTGCTCAGAGTTCTTCATCATTGCATTTTTTAATTGAGGGTCAGCATTTTTTTGCTTCTTTGTTATATTAAAATGAACAGATAGCATAGGGTTATCGTCAGTTACATTTTTTGTTTCTAGTATAGGAGAGTCGACATCATGAAATTGTTCTTCTGTTGTACTCTTATCATTAAAAATCAATTGCCTTTCATCATAATTTATTTCCGAAGTACTATCTTTAAGAAGGATCTCTTCTACAATTTGCTCAGGGCTCATAATATTTTCGGATGATTCATCATTAATATGAGGCCCTGTGTAACTGAGTTTTTCTTGAATTGTTGGGATTGGGTATTTTATCCATTCCTTATAGGTTTTAGGATCGAGTGCTTTTACTTGTGCTAGAAATTCATCTAAATAGTTTAATAATTTAAGGTCTTTAAATAGTTCAAGAGGCCGGTCTTGTTCACGCGTAAACGAATAAACATGGTCTATTAATTTCAGCCCATCAATTGTTAAAATCGTATGGCGGAGCGGTGCATCAATTAGTTTAAAGCCTTCTGCCTTCATTGTTTTTAACATTTCGAGTATTTGTCTTGTGAGATACCTTGGGAGAGGACGCTGGAAATCACGTTGTTTTTTTAGAAGTGAATTTAAATCGGGTCCCAGTAGATACTCCATCAAAGTATAAGTTGAACTAGTTTCATAGACTTTCGGAATAAATGATAAGTTTTGACTTGATAATAGAACCTTCTGTTCTTGTTCAGCATGATTAGCTTTTGGATAAAGTTTCAAACATTGTTTCTCAGATACCTTATATACGGCACCTTGACGTCCTTTCCCAATAAGTGGTAGAGGGAGAGTGCTATCAACGTTCACTGATTGCCCTGGATACCTAGCTTTTACGGTAACCTCTCTAAAATCAACATCTCTTTCATTGAAAAAAGTTTCCCATTCTTCATACAACTCTGGTTCTAAATTTTTAACATGCGATAAAAAAGAGTCCTTTAAATGGATTAAGTTTAATTCTCTTAATAGTTTATTTGGGATGGAGTGTTCTCTTTTATAGGCATTTACTAGATCAATCAATTTTAGTTCTTCATTTTCAAGGACAAATAAATGACGTAAAGGGGCATCTATCATTGAATAACCTGTTTGTTTTAATGTCTTAAGAATATCTAAAAGTTGTTTTGCCATAGACTCTTTCATATACATACTTTTTTTAAGGTATTCCTTCAAATTAGGTTTATTAAAATATTCCATAATTAAATAGTTTAATCCGATTTCATATACTTTAGGAAAGAAAGGTAAGTGTTGTCCTGTTTTATATGCGTCTTGCTCCATTTTTGCGTGTAACTCCGTTCTATATATTTTTACACATCGATCTTCAGAAAGTTTAAATACAGCTCCTTGGTTACCGTATCCTATCAGTGGATAGTCGGTTTGGTTATTTATCTCTAAAATACCATTTTGGCCTTTTTCAATTATAATAGATTTAAAATCAACCATTATTCTCTCTCCCCCCTAACAGTTCATCATAAAATTTACTTTGTTGCTGTAGTTGTTTAGACTGGTCAAAGTTTTGTTCTACTTTTTGACGTGCTGCCGATGCATACTGTTCCCATTTATTTCTGTTTTCTAGCATATATTCAAGGGCTAATGCTAATTGATTTACGTTGTTTTCTTCTACTAATATTCCCTCTTTATGGTTTGTAATCAATTCAGGAATACCAGCATGAGTAGTTGAAACAACGGGTAAACCAGTCGCCATCGCTTCTTTTATCGTATTAGGAATTCCTTCTACATTGCCATCAGATGCTTCTAAGCTCGCTGCACAAAATAAATCTGCTTTTTTCATCTCTTCGTGTACTTGGTGTTTAGGAAGATTTTTTAATAGTTGAAATGATTCTCCTAAATTAAGTTGAGATGCTAATAATTTTAGAGGTTCTTCTAGTTCTCCTCTTCCAATTATGGTTAAAGTCGCATTCGGAAACTTGCTTTTTATTTTATTGAATGCTTGCATTAAAATATGATGCCCCTTTTTCTCTACAAGCCTTCCCATAGATAGGATATTTTCTGTTTCTCTTTGCTGAGGCGGTCTGTAAGTGAATTGGGTAAGGTTAACTCCTTGTGAGTGATAAACTAAATTGGACAGTTTCCGCCAGATAAGAATGAACACTTATTTTCCAGGAGGAAGGGTAGCACTTCTATAGGTGATGGACCGTAGGGCCATCACCTATAGAAACAATTTCCTTTTCTCTATAAATTTAAAATAAGACCAAGACACTGTATGATGATAAGTAGTTTCTTAGATTTTCAACAGTGTGGAGGAAAAAGGTGGATAAGTGGCAAATGTATATGGAAATTCAGCAATTACTAAAGCAAGGATTCAGTAAATCGAAAGTAGCTGGAAAGTTAGGGGTTTCAAGAACAACGGTTTATCGCTATTTAAAAAGTACGCCAAGTGACATGAGTGAATGGGTGGTTCAACTTGAAAGTAGAAGAAAAAAGCTAGACCCATTCAAAGAATTGATCCTTTCGTGGTTGTATTCACATCCTGATATGACAGCTGCCCAGGTTTATGATTGGCTACAAGAAAAGAAACAGGTAAAAGATGTTTCTGAAAGTACAGTAAGAGCCTATGTAAGAGAGTTACGACTATCATATGATATTTCTAAAGAAACAACTATGCGTGATTATGAAGCCGTGGCAGAGTTACCGATGGGCGAACAAATTCAAGTAGATTTTGGACAAACAGTTCAAAAGACAATCGTGGGAAAAACGGTCAGACTTTATTTCATAGCTTTTGTTCTATCCCACTCTAGATACAAATACAAAGAATGGGTGGATCGGCCTTTCACCACCAAAGATGTTATACGTACCCATGAAAATGCCTTTCAATATTTTGCTGGAATTCCTAGGGAACTCGTTTATGATCAAGATGCGCTTCTTGTCGTTAGCGAAAATGGAGGTGATTTAATTCTAACAAAAGAGTTTCAAGCGTACAAAGAAGATCGGAAGTTAACGATTTGGGTTTGTCGTAAAGCAGATCCAGAGACAAAGGGAAAAATTGAAAATATGGTAGGTTTTGTGAAAGTGAACTTTTCCAAACATCGGATATTTCAAAATATTGATAAATGGAATGAAGATGGGTTAGCGTGGCTGAAGCGTACGGGTAATTATAAGATTCATAACACAACAAAAAAAAGACCGTGCGAAGTGTTTCTCCTTGAAAAGCAACACTTACGACCAGTCTCAACGGCTACTGGCAGTTTACCTGCAGGTAGTCAAACTAAACTCCAATCTATTATAACAAGGACGGTTCGAAAGGACAATACGATTTGGTATAAATCTAATCGCTACTCAGTTCCTCTCGGAACATTTGAAAAGTATCCAGAAGTAGCAATATCTGAAGTCGACGATGCCTATTTAATGATCGTTGAAGTTGACACAGGGGAAATATTTGCGAAACATAAACTGTCTGTTGCAAAAGGAGAATTAATTCAAGATCGACAACATACGCGTGATCGAACAAAAGGGGTTACAGCTTATATACAGTCAGTAGCAGAAAAATTCGAAAATACAGATATGGCACTCTCTTTTCTAGAAACGATTAAATCAGCGTTTCCGCGATACATTAGGGATCAACTCCAGCTGATATCAAAAGAAATAAAATGTCATGAGCAGTCAATTATTAATGAAGCTTTAAAAGAATGTGTTAACCGGAAACTATTTTGTGCAACAGATTTTATCGATATGGTTCAGTACCTTGACCGACAACGACAAATGATTGTTACACCTCCAACTGATAACGATGAAACAACTAAAATACTTCATGAAAACAACCAATCGTTAGTGAATACGAAACCAGCAACCAGAGATATAAATGATTATTTGTCAGTATTGGCAGGTGATGTTTGATGAGTCAGTTTGCACAAGTGCAGGAGTTATTAAAGACACTCCGATTATCGGAAACATCTACTAGTATAACAAGACTAATTAAAGAAGCAGAATCAAACGAAGTTTCCTATACATCATTTCTACTAACGATATTAACATTTGAACAAAAGCGCCGGGAAGAAAAACAAACAGAAAAACGCTTAAAATGGGCTACATTTCCGTATCATAAAACGATGATCGACTTTAATCTTGATGAACAGAGATCATTAAGTAAAAAACAGTTTAATCAATTAAAAGAGCTAACATGGGTAGAGCAGCTGTACAACATTATTTTATTGGGACCGCCAGGTGCAGGGAAAACTTTATTAGCAATAGGATTAGGGATTGAGGCAATCAACCGCGGATATAAAGTTTCGTTTATTTCTATGGGTGATTTAATCCATACGTTAAAAACAGAAGAAATCACTCGAAAGTCACAGACTAGAATGAGCAGAATTAGAAATTCAAATTTAGTGATTATTGATGATCTTATGTTTATGGCAATGGATCAACGTGAAGCCAACCTATTTTTCCATTTAATAAACTATTTATATAATAATGCTTCTATTATACTCACATCAAATAAGGCCCCAAGTGATTGGGGCGAGTTGATGGGCGATTCAAGTATTACAGCAGCCATTTTAGATAGGATCATTCACCGAGCTGAAGTTATTCACTTAGATAATGACAGTTATCGAATGAAGCACCGATCTTCCATTTTTGGTGGAGAAAGTGTTCAAAGTTAATTGGCGAAAAGTGTTCATTTCTACTTGACGGTCACACTCCTCCGTATAATACTCTTATTTTCTCAGCCGGACACCCCAAAGCGTTGATTTTGTCTGCTAAATATTGGCAAACCGGAAAGAAACGATCTCCTTTTTCGAAAAGCAATTTCAGGTTCTCCTCATAGCCCACTCTTTTTTCCGCAAAAGTAGCGTCCACTCCTCGAATACTAGTGATCAAGGGAAGTTTAGTTTTTTCGTGAAAAGGAAGTAGTAATAATCCTAATTGACCATGGTGAGCATGTATAAGGGAAATATTATTTTTTTGTACGTATTCTTCTGGTGATAAAATTTCACTTAAATAATAGACTTTCTCATTAAGAAGAGGAGGGTCTATTATATATTTAGGTTGTCGGATTAAATGGATATACTCATAACCTGGAACTTCTCTTATTTGTGGAATATATTGAGTTGCGTCTAACCGTAAGTTTAAATGAATAACTTTAGGCATTTTGTAAACTCCTTTCAAAATTAAGTTAAAACAATAATATTTGCTTTAAAACTATCTAATGCGAAAAGGTAATTTTGGTATGGTTAAAAGTATCTATTAAATTAGATTCGGGCTGAAATCTCCACATATCTACTAGACAGGTTTATATTGAATATGCTTAAGAAAATTGAAGAGGAGTTAGTTAGTAAAAGAATCTAACAAAGTTGAGTTAATTTCAAAATGAACACGAGGGAGAAATCATGGTCATTGACTATGACCGAGCAAATTATGGCCTGACAATGGATGATTTCAGATATTTGGTATACTCTCTTTCTAATAGAGGTAAGCATGTTGAAAAGTTGAGTTTCCTTTTTGATAACTATTTCAATGGTGTCCAAAAGATGAAGTGTACGAGAGTTTGTATGAAGCAGATACAATCTTTTCGCACCATGTTCATAAGGAGATTACCAGATTTTAAAAAAAGAAGAAGTTAGAGAAGCTGGAAAAAGATGAAACGGTACTTGGAGGATTAACAAATTGGGTTGAAATTGAGAGAAGAAAAAGAAAATATATGCTACAGCGTTATTCAGAAAGTTATGTAGAAAATCGATATAACGATGAGCTCGCATAATGAAAAACGGAGTACCAAAGAATTGGACTCCGTTTTTTCCTGTTATCTATAGTAAGGAAAGTATGGGTATGGGTGATACCTATAAGATTGATGTAGAATTAATAAAATAGATAAATTGTAATAATCCATGACTTAAACTTATTTTTTATATTAAAATAGTATTATTAGTTAATTTATTCTATTATCGGGGTTTTTGGGGGATTATGTAGAGGATTTTAAGCATCATAAGAAAAGGGGTCTTAAGAATTGGATAATTTAAATCTTATTTTTCTAAGTATTGGATTTGTTAGTTTACTCATAGCTTTACTCATATTAATATTTAACTTTGTTAGAAAAAACTATAAAACTTCTGTAGGTACAATACTTTTAGCATTAACAGGGTTTAGTTTTTTATTAGTTGGTATAGGAGTACCTAATTTAAAGGAAGAAATAATAAGTGTAGAATCTAAGGGAGAAGAAGTACTTACTCTTACAGAAGAAGCAACGTCTGAAGGAGAAGATTATTCTGAGATAAGTAATGAAACAGAGATGCAGAAGATTGCGAGGGAATTGGTCGGGAAGGAGATGTCAAAGCAAGTCGGGTTAAAGGAGTGGAGTATTATAGAAAATAAAGTTACTTCTGATAATTATGTCTTTAATATAGCTGACTATGAGAAGCCTGTAGGAGACATGAGAAAGGTATGGATTGAAGGTTATGTAAAAGCTACTTCGGCTGATGATGGTAGCACAGGAAACGTAGGATACAATCTAGAACTCTATCAAATGAAGGATGATAGTAAATGGTATATTGGTAAACATTGGGGAGTGTTATCCCACCTTGAAGTAACAGAAGAACCAGTAGTATTTGAAGATAAAAGATTTCTTTCTGATAGTGCAGAATTGATTATTGATGAGGAGACAGGTCGCTTATCAACATACAATGTACCTGAGTATGGAGAATCGTTCGAAGAAGCCAATCCGACAACAGAAAAAGATTTAATAGGTGCATGGCATTGGAGTGGGTTAGATGACTACTATATGATTCTAAGAAAAGATTATACCTTTAGTTATTTTGAAGCATATGAAGAGTATTTTTCTGAAGGAACCTATACGGTAAATCAGTCTGGCGACTACTATGAGGTGGATGTGAATTATACGACTGGTCAAAATGATAGTCTCATGACGATTAAACTCATTAATAAAAATCATCTTGAGGGAAATATGGATGGAGATTATTGGGACGCTGAGAGAGTGAATAGTTCATTTGGAGAGGATGTCTTAAACCATATTAAAGCGAAGTAATAGACAATTAATTTGATTTTAGGTAGAAAACAGGATGTACATTAGAATTAAAAAATGGTTAGTAATAGTAATATATAAGGTATTGTGAAAGGTTTCTTTAGATTATAAAGAAGCCTTTGGGATGAGTTGTTTGAAAGAAAATGTGGAGCTGTTCCAATTGTTCCAATTGAAGATTTTGCATTTTGGAATACTCCAGGAAGAAAGGTTTTGAAAATTAGTGGTAAAGTATAGAGTAGAAATAATTCTTGATAAAAAGTGGCTTAATAAAATTAATGATTATTAAAACCCAAAAATGTTTATGATACTCTAAAAGTGGCCCATTAATAGAATAATATCAATTGAAAAACGGTCCAGTACTTTAACACTAATCTCTTACTGTTATGATGGCAGTAAAGGGGTGGGATGGAGTGATTGAGATAATGGACAAACATGCAATAATAAAACTAAAGCAGCAAGGTGTATCCAATAGAAAAGCTGCCAAGCTTTTAAACATCAATCGGAAAACAGTCGCAATCTATTGGAATGAGTACCAGAAGAACAATACTCTGTTGAATGCCTTAGACGTTAATAAAAAAGAAGTACAAGAAGTACAAGAAAAAATATGCGAGGCACCAAAGTATAATGCTCAAAATAGAAAGCCAAGAAAGTACACAGCAGAAATCGATACCAGATTAGACGAAATCCTAGAGAGTGAATCTGAAAAGTGTAAAGAGTTAGGTCGACATAAACAACAGCTGACTAATTTGCAAATTCACCAAATGCTAGTCAATGAAAAGTTTGATATTGGATATACAACTATTACAAATAAAATCAGAGAAAAAAGAAACAAACCTAAGGAATGCTTTATTAAACAATCATATGATTTAGGGCAAAGACTTGAATATGATTTTGGCGAAGTGAAGTTAGAAATAAACGGGGAGATCAATACCTATCATCTAGCTGTACTATCTTCACCAGCTGCTGATTTCAGATGGGCGTATTTATATAAGAATCAAAAGCAAGACGTCTTTATGGATTCTCATGTGCGTTTCTTCGATATGTTAGGTGGCGTTTATTCAGAGATTGTGTACGACAATATGAGAAATGTAGTATCAAAATTCATAGGTAAAACTGAAAAAGTCCTCAATGAGAATTTGCTAAAATTGTCACTCTACTACGGATTCGATATCAACGTCACTAATTGTTTCAGTGGAAACGAGAAGGGTAATGAAAAGTATATGATAATGTAAAGTAAGGCTGTTAAATAACCGTAAGTAAAGGATCCCTCGCTGTTTTACTTTACATTATCTGCAACGCAAACACTATTTTATTTATCAAATCTTTTTAGCCATTCCAATAAATCTCCACTTTTTTGCCAAGAAGGTGCACCTTTTGGTACAACATCTGTATATGCTTTTTCAATTGCTTCTCTTTTTTGTTTTGAATATACCTTAGCGTAAATTTCAGTTGTTTGGACAGAACGGTGACCTAGTATATCACGGATGTATATGAGATTAACTCCTGCTTGGAGTAAGTGCATAGCTTTTGAATGTCTCAGACAATGACAGCTAAATCGTTCTGGGATTAATATTTGATCTTTAATACGAGCCTTGCGTGCATATTTATCTAGTATGTAATTCACCCCTGCCCGGGTCAGTTTTTCTCCTCTTTTGTTACAGAACAATGGGTACATGTTTGCTGACAAACTTAACAGCCCCTGCTCATCCATATATCGATTTAATAAATCTAACGGAGCATCCATCAGAGGGACTATCCGGGCTTTATTCCCCTTACCAATTAACTTTACAGTACATGGTCTGTCAAAACGTACTTGTGACGGAGTGAGGTCAATGATTTCCTGTACTCTTCCACCGCTTTCATACATAATTGACAAAAGAGCAAGATCTCTTCGTCCTATTTTAGTTGACTGATCAGGCATTTCCAAAAGTAGTCTGATCCCATTAAGCGTTAGGTAACTGATTGATTTTGTTTCTGTTTTCTTAACCCGGATTCCAAGGATTCTCTGCCATTCCAAAAGATTATCGGGGCTCTGATACTGGAGATATTGGAAGAAAGAGTGTAATGCCGCAAGGCGGACGTTCCTTGTGGCTGTACTACAGCCACGCTCTGTTTCTATCCAGTCAAGAAAGTGAATAACCATTTCCTTATTAATCATGCCCAGCGTCAGAGAATTTGTTTTTATTCCTTTTTTATCCTTGATAAATGTAAGGAAAAGTACAAATGTGTCTCTATAAGAGGCAATCGTATTTATACTGAACCCCATTTCTCCTGGCAGGTATTTTGTAAGAAATCCTGTCAGATAGCGAGAGAAATCAGTCGGCTTCATAATGGTCAACCTCCGGAAATACATAGGCACAAACGTTATCTACTTCTCTAATTAAATCAGGGTACATGTCAGATGTTAGCCTTACATACTTATCTGTAGCCTCTAATGACTGATGCCCAAGATATTTTGATAATATTGGGAGTGAGTAGTATAAATCTAGCCCAGCTTCTGACATTTTCACAAGAGAGTGTACACTGAAAGTGTGACGAAAGTCATGCATTCTTGGGCCAAAACCCTTCCCACCATGTGGAATTCCTGCATTCCAGAGTATTTTTCTGAACCATTCATATATTGCCTTGGCATTACATTTTTGCCCATTGTTCTTGATAAAAAAATAACCTTTCGGTTCATATTTGCCGGGACGAACATTCCTATATTGAATACACACCTCAGTTAGTGTTTCAGATAATGGGAGTATTCGGTCTTTGCCGTTTTTCGTTTCCCTGACAATAATATTTTTTGCATCAAGATCAACATCCTTACATGTTAGGGATAACGCTTCGCTGATACGGATGCCACAGCCATATAGCATTCTAAATAAAGCGGGGAGTACATACACAGTTGTTTCAAATCGTCTATTAACTTTAAGCGTATCACATGCATCGAAGAATGCATTCACTTCCTTTTTCGAGAAAATATGTGGTACAAACGTACTGCTGTACTTTTTAGGCAATCTCGGTATATGTGATGGATATCCCATATCATTTAAATAGGCGGAAAATTTTGCAATATAATGAATCCTCGCATAACGTGTCTTGTCTGATTCATTTGGACGCTTCTCACTCCATTTATCAACAATCTCCTTTGATAGACCGAGTTTTAATACGGCATTATCTATTGTAAATCTGTCAAATAACGAAAGTGTGTAAGTGGCATCAACAAACTTGTAACCGAGGTTTCTTTTGAAATCAATGTACTGTTCGATTAAACCAGCATAAATACCACAATAGTTCGGCATCATTCCACCTCCTTGGCATAAAATGGCGTTTTTAAGAGTGGAACATCTAATGCGCATTGGCTCAAAGATGTTAAGTCTATTCGTAAATAAGTTTTTGTGCTTTCGGTATTCTTGTGACCTAGCACTTCTGATATAACATGGATGGGTATTTTTTGTTCCAGTAGTTGCCCAGCAAGACTGTGCCTCAAAGCATGAGGACCATGTTTCTTTTCTGTTATGTTTTTAATGCCAGCACGACGGAGATAAAAAGTAACAATGCTATGCAAAGTCGATCTATTTAGGCAGTTATATGGCGGGATTGCATGTAGGAAGACATAAGGAAGATCAGATTTAGGCCGTCCATACTTCAGATAATCGATAATAGCCTCTCCTATTTCTATTAAAAGTGGATGCTCAATCTTATTTTTAGTCTTTTGTTGAACAAGTGTAATTGTATTCTTTTCCCAGTGTATGTTTTCAAACTTCAACAGACAGATGTCAGAAGCCCTCAATCCCAATCGTGCAGCCAATAGTATCATAGCAGCATCACGCTTCCCTTTTGGGCTACTTCTGTCAACAGTATTGATTAATGATTCAACTTCATTTTTCGTATATGTCGTGGGTAGTTTACATTGCTTCTTGTAATTGTCTTTTGGAATTAGGTATGAAAAGTCAATCCCTGTATACCCATTGTCATGTAGATATCTCATAAACCCACGTAAAGTGGTAAGCATGCTGTGGCGCGTTGCAGGTGTATAAAAACCAAGCTGATTCACAAATCCTAAAATGTGTTGTTTTTTAATTGCTTCGGTTTCCATGACTCCTTCTTCATTAAAAAAACTAAGAAAGCGATGAAGATTTAATCGGTAATGACCAAGCGTATTTTCTGTAATACCCAAAGATTTTCGGTGATTAAGGAAATCCACCATAGGATTACCGATGCAACCATAAAATTGGTAGGATTTCTTTGCCCTTCTGTATTGGAACGTTCCTGTAGACTGAAATTCAGTTAGAACATCCACACACCGGATTATGCTCTTTTCCCAATGGCTAAATTCCTCGTATTTCCCAGTACCAATAAAGTCAGCTATAAATGCTCCACCTACTGACGCTGAATAATACTCAATCTGATTGTTTTCCATAAAAGTAGCCAGTTTTTGCCACGCGGAACGATATTGGCTTATCCTTGATTCGGAATAGGACATATCCCGAAGGGATTTAACTACTTCTGAGGACAGTTGTTCAAATGTTTGATATTTTTGTTCCATAATCATAACCTCCTATATTTAACGTAGGCGACCTCGCCTATATTAAATATAGCCATTGAAAATGTAAAGTAAAACAACTAGAATCACTTTGTTTATAGTTATCTAACAGCCTTACTTTACATTATCATATACTTTTCATTACCCTTCTAATGCAAAGCTTTACATTAGAAGGGTCATGTGGAGGGCAGCGTGAAGATAATTAGGAACAAAGCATTTGCGTTAACTTATAAGTTTAAGACATTCGATGATGCACGTGAATACTTGAATACTATATTGATAGAACTCAATAAAGACAGCACTATTTCTGAAGAAATAAAACATCTTCAACCTACAAAACCAAAGCTTGATCTTGCAACAGTTACAGTGCAAAAACCAAATAAATATAGTTTTGTACGAGTTGATAACAACCACTATTCAGTACCGGAGTATCTTGTAGGACGCTTAATAACAATCAAGAAATATTACGACACAATAGGCTTTTATTCAAACAACATACTCGTTTGTGAACACAAAAAAATAGATGGTACTAACGAGATAAGTATTAAAATTAAACATTACTTAAACTCATTAAACAAAAAACCAGGTGCAATCAAGAACTCCCACGCTCTAAAAAGCATA harbors:
- a CDS encoding tyrosine-type recombinase/integrase, with amino-acid sequence MMPNYCGIYAGLIEQYIDFKRNLGYKFVDATYTLSLFDRFTIDNAVLKLGLSKEIVDKWSEKRPNESDKTRYARIHYIAKFSAYLNDMGYPSHIPRLPKKYSSTFVPHIFSKKEVNAFFDACDTLKVNRRFETTVYVLPALFRMLYGCGIRISEALSLTCKDVDLDAKNIIVRETKNGKDRILPLSETLTEVCIQYRNVRPGKYEPKGYFFIKNNGQKCNAKAIYEWFRKILWNAGIPHGGKGFGPRMHDFRHTFSVHSLVKMSEAGLDLYYSLPILSKYLGHQSLEATDKYVRLTSDMYPDLIREVDNVCAYVFPEVDHYEAD
- a CDS encoding site-specific integrase; the protein is MKPTDFSRYLTGFLTKYLPGEMGFSINTIASYRDTFVLFLTFIKDKKGIKTNSLTLGMINKEMVIHFLDWIETERGCSTATRNVRLAALHSFFQYLQYQSPDNLLEWQRILGIRVKKTETKSISYLTLNGIRLLLEMPDQSTKIGRRDLALLSIMYESGGRVQEIIDLTPSQVRFDRPCTVKLIGKGNKARIVPLMDAPLDLLNRYMDEQGLLSLSANMYPLFCNKRGEKLTRAGVNYILDKYARKARIKDQILIPERFSCHCLRHSKAMHLLQAGVNLIYIRDILGHRSVQTTEIYAKVYSKQKREAIEKAYTDVVPKGAPSWQKSGDLLEWLKRFDK
- a CDS encoding glycosyltransferase: MPKVIHLNLRLDATQYIPQIREVPGYEYIHLIRQPKYIIDPPLLNEKVYYLSEILSPEEYVQKNNISLIHAHHGQLGLLLLPFHEKTKLPLITSIRGVDATFAEKRVGYEENLKLLFEKGDRFFPVCQYLADKINALGCPAEKIRVLYGGV
- the istB gene encoding IS21-like element helper ATPase IstB — encoded protein: MSQFAQVQELLKTLRLSETSTSITRLIKEAESNEVSYTSFLLTILTFEQKRREEKQTEKRLKWATFPYHKTMIDFNLDEQRSLSKKQFNQLKELTWVEQLYNIILLGPPGAGKTLLAIGLGIEAINRGYKVSFISMGDLIHTLKTEEITRKSQTRMSRIRNSNLVIIDDLMFMAMDQREANLFFHLINYLYNNASIILTSNKAPSDWGELMGDSSITAAILDRIIHRAEVIHLDNDSYRMKHRSSIFGGESVQS
- a CDS encoding site-specific integrase, with amino-acid sequence MEQKYQTFEQLSSEVVKSLRDMSYSESRISQYRSAWQKLATFMENNQIEYYSASVGGAFIADFIGTGKYEEFSHWEKSIIRCVDVLTEFQSTGTFQYRRAKKSYQFYGCIGNPMVDFLNHRKSLGITENTLGHYRLNLHRFLSFFNEEGVMETEAIKKQHILGFVNQLGFYTPATRHSMLTTLRGFMRYLHDNGYTGIDFSYLIPKDNYKKQCKLPTTYTKNEVESLINTVDRSSPKGKRDAAMILLAARLGLRASDICLLKFENIHWEKNTITLVQQKTKNKIEHPLLIEIGEAIIDYLKYGRPKSDLPYVFLHAIPPYNCLNRSTLHSIVTFYLRRAGIKNITEKKHGPHALRHSLAGQLLEQKIPIHVISEVLGHKNTESTKTYLRIDLTSLSQCALDVPLLKTPFYAKEVE
- a CDS encoding glycosyltransferase, whose translation is MFILIWRKLSNLVYHSQGVNLTQFTYRPPQQRETENILSMGRLVEKKGHHILMQAFNKIKSKFPNATLTIIGRGELEEPLKLLASQLNLGESFQLLKNLPKHQVHEEMKKADLFCAASLEASDGNVEGIPNTIKEAMATGLPVVSTTHAGIPELITNHKEGILVEENNVNQLALALEYMLENRNKWEQYASAARQKVEQNFDQSKQLQQQSKFYDELLGGRENNG
- the istA gene encoding IS21 family transposase, giving the protein MDKWQMYMEIQQLLKQGFSKSKVAGKLGVSRTTVYRYLKSTPSDMSEWVVQLESRRKKLDPFKELILSWLYSHPDMTAAQVYDWLQEKKQVKDVSESTVRAYVRELRLSYDISKETTMRDYEAVAELPMGEQIQVDFGQTVQKTIVGKTVRLYFIAFVLSHSRYKYKEWVDRPFTTKDVIRTHENAFQYFAGIPRELVYDQDALLVVSENGGDLILTKEFQAYKEDRKLTIWVCRKADPETKGKIENMVGFVKVNFSKHRIFQNIDKWNEDGLAWLKRTGNYKIHNTTKKRPCEVFLLEKQHLRPVSTATGSLPAGSQTKLQSIITRTVRKDNTIWYKSNRYSVPLGTFEKYPEVAISEVDDAYLMIVEVDTGEIFAKHKLSVAKGELIQDRQHTRDRTKGVTAYIQSVAEKFENTDMALSFLETIKSAFPRYIRDQLQLISKEIKCHEQSIINEALKECVNRKLFCATDFIDMVQYLDRQRQMIVTPPTDNDETTKILHENNQSLVNTKPATRDINDYLSVLAGDV